The following coding sequences are from one Panicum hallii strain FIL2 chromosome 5, PHallii_v3.1, whole genome shotgun sequence window:
- the LOC112894350 gene encoding tyrosine-protein kinase JAK2-like, translating into MATDKRIVLSVDLPDDRQKKKALKALSTFSGIDSIAMDTRTHKMTVIGCVDPVDVVCRLRKLRFAVHIVTVLPSEKKKEEKKERGDKKDGDKKDDWGQHYYYYYGPCTVPPVEFTLEFLNRITNNFSEERIIDRGRHGAIYKGVRDNGECLAVKKLNLKPGLEEEEFKNEFNKLMGIQHRNVTRLVGYCRHIEQVPVEHNGEYVSARVEERALCFEYLEGRSLDKHLSNEPCGLPWYICYRIIRGICEGLHYLHKGLEHPIYHLDLKPTNIFLDRDMMPQIGGFGLSLFDSLETNNTSEDMETSVYMPPEYINKQQISLKFDVFSLGVIIIQIMAGNQSFSKCADTPPEEFIQHVHQLWAKGTPETSWRHTSREVRTCIEIALKCVKSDLVMRPTVTEILDKLNKIYIADCSSIDQLYRTREFTLEFLERITNKFSMQSIVGRGAYGVIYKGVLDNGEEIAVKKLHQMLWIDNEQFKNELNNLMRVQHKNIVRLVGYCHNIAQILVEYKGELVSARVEDRALCLEYLQGGSLDKHISDEVCRLDWDTCYKIIKGICEGLDYLHNGSEGPIYHLDLKPANILLDKDMMPKIGDFGLSRLFDSIQTYMTQSQDVIGTRGYMPPEYINKGKISQKFDVFSLGVIIIQMMAGMEAYFDCADTPPEEFIKLVRGTWRKRLLQSSTVSYHASQEVRTCIEIALRCVEADRGQRPTITEIVNELSNIGTAKSSPVDQWPPKKLTARRTSLLFTHFKYWLPLLIALAAIFLAWPQLCPESWSRQT; encoded by the exons ATGGCCACAGACAAG AGGATCGTGCTGAGCGTGGACCTGCCCGATGACAGGCAGAAGAAGAAGGCGCTCAAAGCACTCTCCACCTTCTCTG GTATCGACTCCATCGCCATGGACACCAGGACGCACAAGATGACGGTCATCGGCTGCGTCGACCCCGTCGACGTCGTGTGCAGGCTGCGAAAGCTCCGGTTCGCGGTGCACATCGTCACCGTCCTTCCGTCcgagaagaagaaagaggagaagaAAGAACGTGGTGACAAGAAAGATGGTGACAAGAAAGATGATTGGGGGCAgcactactactactactacggTCCGTGTACGGTTCCTCCAGTGGAGTTTACACTCGAGTTCTTAAACCGTATCACAAATAATTTTTCTGAAGAGCGCATAATTGATCGTGGTAGGCATGGAGCAATTTACAAG GGAGTACGGGACAACGGGGAATGCCTTGCGGTGAAGAAGCTTAATCTGAAACCAGGGCTCGAAGAAGAAGAATTTAAAAACGAGTTTAATAAGCTTATGGGGATCCAACACCGGAACGTCACCCGGTTAGTTGGTTACTGCCGTCATATAGAGCAAGTGCCTGTTGAGCACAACGGAGAATATGTTTCTGCTAGAGTGGAAGAAAGAGCTCTATGCTTCGAATACTTGGAGGGACGAAGCCTTGACAAGCATCTTTCTA ATGAACCATGTGGACTCCCTTGGTACATATGTTACAGAATAATTAGGGGAATTTGCGAGGGTTTACATTACCTTCACAAGGGACTCGAGCATCCTATTTACCATCTGGACTTAAAACCAACGAACATTTTTCTGGATCGGGACATGATGCCTCAAATTGGCGGTTTTGGTTTATCACTCTTTGATTCACTAGAAACCAACAACACATCAGAAGACATGGAAACGAG TGTATACATGCCACCAGAATACATCAATAAACAGCAAATCTCACTGAAGTTCGACGTATTCAGTTTGGGTGTTATAATCATACAAATAATGGCAGGAAACCAGAGTTTCTCCAAATGTGCAGATACTCCACCCGAAGAATTTATTCAGCAC GTACATCAATTATGGGCAAAAGGGACGCCAGAAACAAGTTGGAGACATACTTCTCGTGAAGTTAGAACATGCATCGAAATAGCATTAAAATGTGTGAAGTCTGATCTAGTGATGAGGCCCACTGTGACCGAGATTCTAGATAAATTGAATAAGATCTATATTGCTGATTGCTCTTCTATAGATCAGCTTTACAGGACAAGGGAGTTTACACTTGAGTTTTTAGAACGTATTACAAATAAGTTTTCTATGCAGAGCATCGTTGGCCGTGGTGCGTACGGAGTTATTTACAAG GGAGTACTGGACAATGGAGAAGAGATTGCTGTCAAGAAGCTTCACCAAATGTTGTGGATTGACAATGAGCAATTTAAGAATGAGCTTAATAATCTTATGAGGGTCCAACACAAAAATATCGTCCGGTTAGTTGGCTACTGCCACAATATAGCACaaatacttgttgagtacaaagGAGAACTTGTTTCTGCTAGGGTGGAGGACAGAGCTCTTTGCTTGGAATACTTGCAGGGAGGAAGCCTTGACAAGCATATTTCCG ATGAGGTTTGCAGACTTGACTGGGACACGTGTTACAAAATAATCAAAGGAATTTGTGAGGGTTTAGATTACCTTCATAATGGATCGGAAGGTCCCATTTATCATCTCGACTTGAAACCTGCAAATATATTGTTGGATAAAGACATGATGCCAAAAATTGGTGATTTTGGTTTGTCAAGACTCTTTGATTCGATACAAACCTATATGACACAATCCCAAGATGTTATCGGAACACG TGGATACATGCCACCAGAATACATCAACAAAGGGAAAATCAGTCAGAAGTTTGACGTTTTCAGTCTGGGTGTCATAATCATACAAATGATGGCAGGAATGGAGGCCTACTTCGATTGTGCAGACACACCTCCCGAAGAATTTATTAAGCTT GTACGTGGAACCTGGCGAAAGAGGCTGCTGCAGTCATCAACGGTGTCGTACCATGCATCTCAAGAAGTGAGGACATGCATCGAAATAGCGTTAAGATGTGTGGAGGCCGACCGAGGGCAAAGGCCTACTATAACCGAGATTGTTAATGAACTGAGTAACATTGGTACTGCTAAAAGTTCGCCAGTGGATCAG TGGCCTCCAAAGAAGTTGACGGCGCGGAGGACTTCGTTATTGTTCACTCACTTCAAATATTGGTTACCCCTCTTAATTGCCCTGGCTGCCATATTTTTGGCATGGCCTCAACTGTGTCCAG AGTCATGGTCCCGACAAACTTGA
- the LOC112895874 gene encoding putative transcription factor bHLH041 — MDEVWCGLDLQQLQAGDPLAGLHDHDPFWPALADCTASFLAADTACFGVADIDLSGGSASGKAAAVDGMDTSGFFAEDGRHHHLMHQEQQPVYSSSSLSSKRSLSVDSGGSSSTFFQLDDASLAAATAAGLFSSPSHSHPAAAAAPQDPFAAGEDEALMRAMMAVISSASPSSSESSSPLLSQDYTTAAQPAVVQPRNASHVTVRSSSLAVGPERTTSLTSAAAGGRQQEEDAKAAAAGSNSSSQVYHMMSERKRREKLNDSFHTLRSLLPPCSKKDKTTVLVNAASFLKTLEAQVSELEEKNTKLERYVPREGAGASAAAAAHRRAKVSISRAGPDERQVSLMVMVMVECDIVDLVLHVLEYLRWMSGVSVLSVDADTYSPQALLKARANIKLQIMDGDCWDEALFHEAMTKAVHEATSSPSSSSCAAPAPLVAAA; from the exons ATGGATGAAGTGTGGTGCGGCCTCGACCTGCAGCAGCTGCAGGCCGGCGACCCCCTCGCCGGCCTCCACGACCACGACCCCTTCTGGCCGGCTCTGGCGGA CTGCACCGCCAGCTTCCTCGCCGCCGACACAGCGTGCTTCGGCGTCGCCGACATCGACCTCTCCGGCGGCTCCGCCAGCggaaaggcggcggcggtggacggcATGGACACGAGCGGCTTCTTCGCGGAGGacggccgccaccaccacctgatGCACCAAGAGCAGCAGCCGGTGTACTCGTCCTCGTCGCTCTCCTCCAAGCGCTCCCTCTCCGTCGACAGCGGGGGCTCCTCGTCCACCTTCTTCCAGCTCGACGACGCCTCCCTGGCCGCCGCGACGGCCGCGGGCCTCTTCTCCTCGCCGTCTCACTCGCACCCCGCGGCGGCAGCCGCCCCGCAGGACCcgttcgccgccggcgaggacgAGGCGCTCATGCGCGCCATGATGGCCGTCATCTCCTCGGCATCGCCCTCCTCCTCCGAGTCCTCGTCGCCGCTGCTGAGCCAGGACTACACCACGGCCGCGCAGCCCGCCGTAGTGCAGCCGCGCAACGCCAGCCACGTGACGGTCAGGAGCAGCAGCCTTGCCGTGGGGCCGGAGAGGACCACGTCgctgaccagcgccgccgccggcggccggcagcaggaggaggacgccaaggcggcggcggccggcagcaacagcagcagccaGGTCTACCACATGATGTCGGAGAGGAAGAGGCGCGAGAAGCTCAACGACAGCTTCCACACTCTGAGGTCCCTCCTCCCACCTTGTTCCAAG AAGGACAAGACGACGGTGCTGGTCAACGCGGCGAGCTTCCTGAAGACGCTGGAGGCGCAGGTCTCGGAGCTGGAGGAGAAGAATACCAAGCTGGAGAGGTACGTCCCCCGCGAGGGCgccggcgccagcgccgccgcggcggcgcaccGGAGAGCCAAGGTCAGTATCAGCAGGGCGGGGCCGGACGAGCGGCAGGTGAGCCTGATGGTGATGGTGATGGTGGAGTGCGACATCGTGGACCTGGTGCTGCACGTCCTGGAGTACCTCCGTTGGATGAGCGGGGTGAGCGTGCTGTCCGTCGACGCCGACACCTACTCGCCGCAGGCGCTGCTCAAGGCCCGCGCCAACATCAAGCTGCAGATCATG GACGGCGACTGCTGGGACGAGGCGCTGTTCCACGAGGCGATGACGAAGGCCGTGCACGAGGCGACCTCGTCtccctcctcatcctcctgcgccgccccggccccgctCGTGGCCGCGGCCTAG
- the LOC112893168 gene encoding DENN domain and WD repeat-containing protein SCD1, which produces MGSSSRIFEYFVVCGLGPEIRALDGAKGFHGAEEMYMPAFLDQFPPSNHALYPPPPPQLPTCVLPAGVRIYSSGLDTDDISTYPRSYPIVLTEGDGSKIYVSCIAFRDPICEDIIEAYQIPANSFADKCICLVSHSPSFQVLRDALEEIFVLCFSPAGCSKPLWDTISHMVSHVTLPTPGKNRVLFSIENCLLSAEAPPKEWLPHADISFQPLVQCLDVDKLILLFTAVLLERRILLRSNKYTLLTLVSEAICHLIYPIRWQHVYIPIIFSSGVDYIDAPTPYMMGLHSGVDTSAVTMDGVVVVDLEYNRITTSEEIPPIPETEHSFLRGEILKLLQPNVMGIDFMKINLGSMGDYSLRSGTKSWGQEHDFQLRLIFLRFFAQILSGYRNFIDTASTTGFNSQAFLKKRSRATNQPVESMSMIMQFIETQGFLDYLERCNSAEENANNLLDKLQDATGRGQNPLSIFPSEVADPEIITIADPKTDGSEPGNRHCYKRFPSNARTEEQEEKRKSILALASGASKQVPSSPSIRVHGGPKAESLSPRERAAERERMVLDIKVKLQGLWLRLLRLGATEDPLSSFEYGTILALIESDAEGIGGSGFVECIREHIHSGWQCRLTDEQFIAVKELLKMAITLANSRNDLATIRDALEVAAEMYRKDPNNVQDYVQRHLLSLSVWEELRFWDFYFEYLMENCSNKSTNYVTLVTAQLIVMATHMAGLGLPDIDSWNMIEKIAERNNLGYKQLIKLRALLTHLQQLRIGYWGVATGKSQPLQSYGMASPHAIDVSDESQQPAEASGLGRSWVHSMFSRDRSLRASSFNRANDTNAVASTGKTDISAAQKKTQTNMRTLRGHTGAITALHCVTRKEVWDLVGDREDAGFFISGSTDCTVKIWDPSLRGSELRATLKGHTRAIRTISSDRGKIVSGADDQSVIVWDKQTFKLLEELKGHEAPVSSVRMLSGERVLTASHDGTVKMWDVRTDTCVATVGRCQSAVLCMEYDDSTGILAAAGRDVMAHVWDIRSSKQMFKLQGHTKWIRSMRMNGETIITGSDDWTARVWSLNRGTCDAVLACHAGPILCVEYSPSDKGIITGSSDGLIRFWENEGGIKCVKNLTLHTASVLSISAGDHWLGIGAADNSMSLFHRPQERFGGLSNAGSKAAGWQLYRTPQKTAAVVRCIASDLDRKRICSGGRNGLLRLWDATTSI; this is translated from the exons TTCTTCAGGGCTGGACACAGACGATATCTCAACTTATCCACGTAGTTATCCTATAGTTTTGACAG AGGGAGATGGTTCAAAAATTTATGTCAGTTGTATTGCATTTCGGGATCCTATTTGTGAAGATATTATTGAAGCTTACCAAATTCCGGCAAACTCCTTTGCTGATAAATGCATCTGCCTTGTGTCCCATTCTCCTAGTTTCCAAGTCCTTCGTGATGCCCTTGAGGAAATATTTGTTCTTTGTTTTTCTCCTGCAGGGTGTAG CAAGCCATTGTGGGACACGATATCTCATATGGTGTCACATGTGACATTACCAACACCAGGAAAGAATCGTGTCTTATTTTCCATTGAGAATTGCCTTCTTTCTGCAGAAGCTCCTCCAAAAGAATGGCTTCCCCACGCTGAT ATATCATTCCAGCCATTGGTGCAGTGCCTGGATGTTGATAAACTAATACTTCTCTTTACTGCTGTCCTGCTTGAAAGAAGGATATTGCTGCGATCAAATAA GTACACCCTATTGACTCTAGTTTCAGAAGCCATTTGCCATTTAATATACCCAATTAGGTGGCAG CATGTCTATATTCCAATAATATTCTCCAGTGGGGTTGACTACATTGATGCTCCGACACCCTACATGATGGGACTTCATTCTGGTGTTGACACTTCTGCGGTCACTATGGATGGT GTGGTGGTGGTAGATCTTGAGTACAACCGGATAACAACATCGGAAGAAATTCCTCCAATACCAGAAACTGAACATAGTTTTTTGCGTGGTGAGATATTAAAACTACTACAACCCAATGTCATGGGTATTGATTTCATGAAAATCAATCTTGGCAGTATGGGTGACTATTCTTTAAGATCTGGCACAAAATCTTGGGGCCAGGAGCATGATTTCCAACTTAG GCTGATATTTTTGAGATTCTTTGCACAGATTTTGAGTGGTTACCGTAACTTCATT GATACTGCATCAACAACTGGTTTCAATTCTCAAGCATTTCTTAAAAAGCGTTCTCGAGCAACTAATCAGCCTGTTGAGTCCATGTCAATG ATTATGCAGTTTATAGAGACTCAGGGGTTCTTGGATTATCTGGAGAGATGCAATAGCGCAGAAGAAAATGCCAACAACCTTCTGGATAAGTTGCAGGATGCCACAGGCAGAGGACAAAACCCTCTAAGCATCTTTCCTTCTGAAGTTGCTGATCCTGAGATTATAACTATAGCTGACCCTAAGACTGATGGTTCAG AACCAGGCAATAGACACTGCTATAAAAGGTTTCCATCAAATGCAAGAacagaagaacaagaagaaaaacGTAAGTCGATACTGGCATTAGCTAGTGGGGCTAGTAAGCAAGTACCAAG TTCTCCTTCTATCCGAGTACATGGGGGTCCAAAGGCAGAAAGTCTGAGTCCGAGAGAGAGGGCG GCTGAGAGAGAAAGGATGGTTCTGGATATTAAAGTAAAGCTCCAG GGACTCTGGCTTCGTCTTCTGAGACTTGGGGCAACTGAGGATCCTCTCTCATCTTTTGAATATGGCACAATCCTAG CCTTGATTGAGTCTGATGCAGAAGGCATTGGGGGAAGTGGCTTTGTTGAATGCATCAGAGAGCATATTCATTCG GGCTGGCAATGCCGCTTGACTGATGAACAGTTTATTGCTGTAAAAGAGTTG CTCAAGATGGCTATAACTCTCGCCAACTCCCGCAATGACCTGGCAACCATCAGAGATGCTCTTGAAGTTGCTGCCGAAATGTACAGGAAAGACCCAAACAATGTTCAAGACTACGTTCAGCGTCATCTCTTATCTTTGTCAGTATGGGAGGAGCTTCG CTTCTGGGATTTCTACTTTGAATATTTGATGGAAAATTGTTCCAACAA GTCAACAAACTACGTAACATTAGTTACTGCACAACTCATTGTCATGGCAACTCACATG GCTGGATTGGGATTACCTGACATCGATTCTTGGAATATGATTGAGAAAATAGCTGAGAGAAATAACTTGGGTTATAAGCAGCTT ATCAAACTTAGAGCATTGCTCACACATCTGCAACAACTCCGCATTGGCTATTGGGGGGTTGCTACAGGGAAAAGCCAGCCACTGCAATCATATGGCATGGCTTCACCTCATGCGATTGATGTGTCTGATGAAAGCCAACAACCTGCTGAAGCATCTGGGTTGGGCCGAAGTTGGGTCCATAGTATGTTCAGCAGAGACAGAAGTTTAAGAGCGAGCTCATTCAACCGAGCAA ATGATACAAATGCTGTTGCTAGTACGGGCAAAACTGACATATCTGCTGCACAAAAGAAAACTCAAACAAACATGAGGACCCTTAGAGGACATACAGGTGCTATCACTGCTCTTCATTGCGTAACGAGAAAGGAGGTCTGGGATCTTGTTGGTGATCGTGAAGATGCTGGCTTTTTCATCAGTGGAAGCACAGATTGCACG GTAAAAATTTGGGATCCAAGTTTGCGTGGTTCTGAACTTCGAGCAACACTTAAAGGGCATACAAG GGCAATTCGAACAATCAGTTCAGATCGTGGTAAAATAGTTTCTGGAGCTGATGATCAGTCTGTGATTGTCTGGGATAAGCAGACTTTTAAGCTTTTAGAAGAGCTTAAGGGCCATGAGGCACCG GTTAGTTCAGTCCGGATGCTCTCAGGAGAACGTGTCCTTACTGCATCCCATGATGGTACTGTGAAGATGTGGGATGTCCGGACTGATACTTGTGTTGCTACTGTGGGCCGTTGTCAAAGTGCTGTTCTCTGTATGGaatatgatgattccactggaatTCTGGCAGCTGCTGGAAGAGATGT AATGGCGCATGTCTGGGATATTCGTTCCAGTAAGCAGATGTTCAAGCTTCAAGGGCATACAAAGTGGATAAG ATCAATGAGAATGAATGGAGAAACCATAATAACGGGGAGTGATGATTGGACTGCTAGAGTGTGGTCCCTTAACCGGGGAACATGCGATGCCGTGTTAGCATGCCATGCTGGTCCCATACTCTGCGTTGAATACTCACCTTCAGATAAAGGAATTATCACTG GTTCGTCTGATGGGCTCATACGATTTTGGGAAAATGAAG GAGGAATAAAATGTGTAAAGAATCTGACACTTCACACAGCATCCGTTCTGTCCATTAGTGCCGGTGATCACTGGCTAGGAATTGGCGCTGCTGATAATTCTATGTCTCTTTTCCATCGGCCACAAGAAAGATTTGGTGGTTTATCAAATGCAGGATCAAAAGCTGCAGGATGGCAGCTTTACAGGACTCCCCAGAAAACTGCTGCTGTG GTGAGGTGTATAGCATCAGACCTGGATAGGAAAAGAATATGCAGTGGTGGTCGCAATGGACTTCTTCGGCTTTGGGATGCGACCACAAGTATCTAG